The Punica granatum isolate Tunisia-2019 chromosome 4, ASM765513v2, whole genome shotgun sequence sequence GGGTCAGGAACCAATCTAGCAACATGTGTGCGTCCAATGTAACACCTAATCTTATCCTATTTCATAGCGGTTTCCGTCTCGATAATGTCATATCACCCGTAATCTTCTTCTGTTGCGATGTAATACTCTGCCTTTTGTAGTCTTGTAACCGACGATTCATGAAGATGAGAATGTCCTGGAAGACATTGAACGTGTCCTTTCTTGGAGTGTAATCaacatgatgatgatgatgatgatgggtTCTGTAGCGAATGGAGTTTGGTAGTCATAGTCGGGTGAGATAGACTTTTGCGAAAATAATACTTTTGattaaaggaaaataaaactcCATTACCTTAGAGTAGATGATTTAATGTAGCCGCAGAAGAGGggggaaaaagagaaagagagggaggaATTATTCTTGAATTTGATCCAGTGCAACATATTGTAGGATATTTTAGATAGAGCCATGATTCACGATTTTTGCTGAATGTCCTTTCGAATTAATTTAAGTTCACAAAAGCAAAATTTTGGATTATAAGAAAAGGATAAATAAATTCTTACGCATAGCGttgttttttaatatttctcaACATAATCCTCAAATTCAAGCTGTATCTAGTTGGATTTACTAGTTATGAACATTGAAGCTAACGTAACTAATGATCCAATCATCttcaagttttgaaaaattgtAAACTTAAATTACAAAACGATTTCTAACAAgaacaatttaaatttttagaattaagtaCTCAGCTTTCAAGAGATTGTGACAccccttttatatatatatatatatatatatcatatatcatcatcatcatataataataataataatcatcatcatcataataAATCTTACAGAAAGAAAATGATtcacaaaattattttccacATTCGAATAAGTTTTTCACTTGTTACATAGTAATTCCTTAAATTTAAAGTGTTTtatattgataaatatatatagagtgagagagagtcAAAATTCTCATATATTGACACCAATTTCCTTCCAAGCAACAATCATAAATTGCCTTGCGTGCATTTTAGgacgaaaataataaaaaagattcaatttcctattatgaaaaataatgaaatttacCAGAATTTTTTTCTCCCTTAATTTTGAGAGAAGTTggaattaaaaatgaaaacccAATCAAAAGGTAAATTGATACGAtctataattttctaataaaaccATAATATTCTCATCTTATTGGCTAAAATTAAGTAATATTCGAGCGTCAACTTAACGTGATCAATCTACATCTAAAAGTTACTAATTTGctgccttttttatttttccccttttttacaatttataaTCTAGAACTTTGTTTACCGAAGAAAATTATGACAATTTGTTGAAAATTGTGTGCAATCTCGCCAATATCCTTCCTCCCAATTCCCAAATATACTCTGCCTCTCCTCCTTCTTCAATCACACCGTTGCCTCTTCTCCgtctccatctccatctgCATCTCCGTCGCCCATTCAATGTCGATGAAGGATGAAGGAAGAATCCAAGAACCAATAGCCCTGAGATGATCCTCGTTCCTTCAATCGAGGGGGGCCTTGCGGATTGAAGCCCCTCGATAAATCAAGAATCTTGAACCCAAAACCCCTTgaaccctaaccctaacccTAGAATTTTGGGTGCGACTGTGAAGAAAGAAGCAATGTCGCAGTTGAAGACGCTGTCGCACCTCGACAGCATCCCCTCCTCGCCGGGGAAGTTCAAGCCCGACAAGCCATCCTTCCAAATCCACCGCCTCCGCCTCCACTCCTCCCTCCTCTCCCGCCTCGCCTTCTGGTCCCTCCTCTTCCTCACCCTCATGGCCTTCCTGTTCCTCCTCTCCCCTCCCTCCTCGCCCTCCTCCTCGTCATTCTCCCAGCCTCGTCGCAACCTCGGGAGCGGTGCCTCATGGGGCGGGCGCGAGTGGGAGAAGCGCCTCCGCAAGTCCGCTGCCCCGAGGTCCAACCCCGGTCGCACCGTCCTCGTCACTGGCGCTGCCGGCTTCGTCGGCTCCCATGTCTCCCTCTCCCTCAGGCGGCGCGGGGACGGCGTGGTTGGCCTCGACAACTTCGACAGCTACTACGACCCGGGTCTCAAGCGGGCCCGCCAGAACCTCCTTTCCCGATCGGGCGTCTTCATAGTCGAGGGCGATATCAATGATCGCGAACTCCTGAAGAAATTGTTCGATGTGGTTCCGTTCACCCACGTGATGCACCTTGCTGCCCAGGCCGGCGTCCGGTACGCGATGGAGAACCCATCGTCCTACATCCACAGTAACATTGCCGGGTTCGTGAATCTTCTTGAAGCCTGCAAGTCGGCCAACCCTCAGCCAGCCATAATCTGGGCCTCGTCGAGTTCTGTCTATGGGCTTAACTCCAAGGTGCCCTTCTCAGAGAAGGACCGAACCGATCAGCCTGCAAGCCTCTATGCTGCCACAAAGAAGGCAGGCGAGGAAATTGCTCATACTTACAACCACATTCACGGGCTCTCGATTACAGGCTTGCGGTTCTTCACCGTCTACGGACCCTGGGGCCGCCCTGATATGGCATACTTCTTCTTCACCAAGAACATACTGAAAGGAAAGCAGATCACAATATATGAGGGGCCTGATCACAGTTCGGTGGCCAGAGATTTCACCTATATTGATGACATTGTGAAGGGATGTCTTGGGGCTTTGGATACGGCTAAGAAGAGCACGGGGAGCGGGGGCAAGAAGAAAGGGGCTGCCCAATTTCGGATATTCAACTTGGGGAACACGTCCCCTGTCCCAGTGACAGAGCTTGTTAGGATCCTTGAAAAGTTGCTTAAGGTGAAGGCCAAGAAGAAGCTGCTTCCACTTCCGAGGAATGGAGACGTTAAGTTCACTCATGCGAACATAAGTTTGGCTCATTCCGAGCTCAGGTACGAGCCCAAGACCGATTTAGAGGCTGGGTTGAAGAAGTTCGTTAAGTGGTATATCAGCTACTACAACAATGGTTCAAAGAAGAGCTCCTTTCGGTGAAACGTCTTGACACCTCGGGCTATAACGGATCATGATTCTTGGTTATATGGATCACCTGTGCTGGTTATTTAAGACTGGTGCAATTTACTCTCATTGCTCTGTGCCTCATTGACTGATACCTCCATTTATTGAAAGAGCATTGGAGTTTATAGATAATTTGGCTGATCAAATCGGGCTTTTGTTATGTCTTAACATACTCTCAATTTCATTACATTTGATTCATCTAGTAGGCTATATTGTACAGTCGTTGACCATCACATTACAAAGTTATTGAATATTGATGATTGATGGGACTTTCCTATGTCTCTCAGACCAATTTCGACTAGAGCTTGTTGCAACAATAAAGATCTTTCATTTGCTGTATGATAATCTCACCACAATGTCGAACTACGACTTATAGAATTCCCCGAGCATTGCTACCAAATGCATTGTTTAGAAGAAGCTGCTACTACTGGCATCTACTAGTGCATTACATGAAGCACTGAGATAATCAACTTAATAATATCAACTTAAAAGCGCACAAATGCAAGTAATGTATTCAACATATTCTTTGttcttcaaattttcagtGCTCACCCTTTTTGGGGCCTCATTACAAACTCACCGAGACAATTCTGCTGAAGAGATATCAGAATCTGAGTCTAATTCCCACCAACCTCGGACATCATCTTCCTGAGCATCGTTTCCACTCTCAGTACCTTCAATATCCCGAACGATGTCCTCATCGATCTCATCATAAAACTCATACTTTTTCCTCTCCGCCTCAGGATCGTAAGTCCATTCCAATCTCTTAAGTATCTCCCGGTCCTTCCAACGGCCCATGACTGATACAGCTTCCTTCTTCGCCTTTCCCATCAGAATCTCCTTCCACGAAAACCCAACATCTGCCGTTCTCTTCAGAGCCCCATCACTAATATCCCCGACCACGACTGTCTTAAGACACCTCTCCCTTGCTTCCTTGATAACCCCCACGAAATCCGAGTCATCTGATACAAGAACAAGACAATCAGCTCTCCTTCGATCCATCATATCGATCATATGATTCCTCAGGGCGATATCCGCTGCTTCAGGCCTATCAGACACGGTCTGGACCCAGAACCCTGCACGCTTCAACTCGTCCGCTAGCCCGCACCCAACTCTCGGCGTCAAAATATCCCTTGCAGCATTCTTATACTTCTCCATCTTCATCGCATACTTAGCCACCAAGTTGACCCTCCTCTTCCCTCTGGCAGACTCGATCTGGCTCAATCTCTTTTTGTGTTCACTCTCATGGATTTGCCTAAAGTGGTTGACGAGCTTCTCGTTTGTGTAGAATTTCCGGCCGCAAACCCGACACAAGTACGGCTCAGACGGCTTGATGACTCCCTTGTTCTCCAGCTTATCCAACAGTTTCCTCTCCTTCCTCTGTTCCCTAACGACTGGAGGGACATAGCTGAAGGAATGGCTATTAGCATAAGCCACCATGTGCCTCACATAGCCAAAGGAAGAAGATGCTGCCTTTAGCTTTGTGGCGGCTTCGAAAGGTGGGAACGAGTTCGGAGGCTTATTGTCCAAGTCCCAGAAAACGGCAACATTCGCTCGGTTGGGTTTCTGCGTCGAGGCCGACCGCGGTTCCGACGAACTATAGCATGATCCGCGAGTGTAGTAACAGGGTCTAGTGAAGTCAGCTATGCCTATGCGGCTATTCAGGTTAAAGCAATTTCCATGGCGAGGGAAGCTGAGAATCTTCCGAGCTTTTAGAAGCATGAAACTTCTCCAAGAAATTCCCAACTGTTCAGTAAGTCTGGAGACTCTACCGACTCCAATCTACGGCGAAGTAGGGTTAACATATTCTTGTCTGGTCATGTCTTCATTTGGATAGAAGAAGGGAAGGGAGAAAAACATGGAAACTCACCGGCGGCAAGGCAAGATTGACGGTCGCTTGCTAGCTCAGCCGCAGTTCTCCTAAGCCGGGCCTTctctctgaaaccaaacgcagaaCAGAGAACGAGagactagagagagagagagagagagagacggagaCAGAGAGGGGGGTGGCAGAAAGGGGACTAACTGAAGATGGAGGAAGATGAGGGGAATAATTGGGCTTTTTGGCCCAAGTAAAATGTGTGATAGCCCAAGTCAGAAGGCCCATTGTTTAGTCCATTAAGTATTAGATCAGTTTCCAAACCAAGGGCCCAACAATTTTCTTGCACAATATAAAGtgcatttttttgtttttgatgaaTAGAATATCAAGGGCATTACATTGAAGTATTAGTATGTTCTATGCATGAAattaaatacatatttttttccttacatTCATATCTTCTCTATCTCTACTATTATAAAGGCTAAAGATACTTTTTCATCTCATTTTATGTTTTCGATGATACCCTCGCCGCATATACTTCAATTAATTAAGActataataatatttgttaATAAACACATCAAAACATATAGTTACAAATGTGTGATACAATtctatttaagaaaaaatataacttTTTATTGTTTGTGAAAAATGCTAATGATACACCCGTTTCAGACAAGATTCCGAGGATATAATGGTATATTTTATACTAATAGCTACCCACTAATTTTACTTTTCCGTCTCATACCCTAtgttctctcctctctctctctctctctctctctctctctctctctctttcctcactTTTCTAACTGTGTtccttaattttaattttacattaaTATATTCCTTTTCTTATTATGTTCATTTGTTTTGAAATTTCGTACATCAAAGTTGatttatttgctttttttaaataaataattcctTCTTCAGTTAATGTAATGTAATTCATCCGCCAAACTAAACATAATTTtcgaaaaatatatgaaatattccGACCCATATTTAATTGCTAAATAATGTTTCTTCTCTACCAACTTTGCCCCATAAAAGGGCAACTGAATTGAAGATAACTTTGGCAGTCGGTGCGAGCATTTAGCTTTCAAAGGGAAGGTGATGCCCTATTTATGGACTTGTCTCTAGTCGTGTTAATTTCTCAGCGGAATGTAGGGCCTATGGCACGTACCACTACTATCACGCAATTGCAAATCGTGTCTCGTTTTAGGAGTGTATAGTCCATTACATATGTTAATCGGACTATGTTTCCTCGATCAATTTCCCTTTCCTAAGTACAGAAGGCAGAAAAGAACATatattagcaaaaaaaaaaaaaaggtgaaactttttaattattaaatcgTGGCCCATcagcaaaaatgaaaatggaaaactcTAAAGGCTATTCTCGAAAAGTAAGAAGAAAGTGATCGAGACTAGAAGGACAACAACCGCAAATTCAAACACAAAGAGATTCTGTGTAGTATCCAACTTTGATCTTATGGTAAAAAGGCGCaacaaagtaaaaaaaaaaaattgcagaaattaaactttcaaaatttgatgcaaaaaaggGTTCCCTAGGCAACAAAAAACGGGGTTTTGTTCAGAAAACTGTTTTCTAGGAACACTCCAAGAGACgtggttttctttttataaaaaaaaatcatcatctTGAAATGCAAGCTTGGTGTCGGAGAAACCCTTTCCTTGATCTTAGCTAATTCATATTTCGAGGAACGTCGTAGTTTTTCAAATTGACCATGTCACTTCGGTAGGTGAATGCTATTCACATTATCGGAATAGACCGGGCAAGTTCTTGATATTTTTCGGCAGTTATCATTGCGAGCAATTGTTGTCtctattatcatttttctctGTTTGAAAAGTACAGGTCGAGTTCTTCTTTTTCTCGACCTCAATCATGACGAGAATGGTGGAGATGATTCTGTCAAGCACAaacaaatatatgtatgtatttacATGTAACGTGGCTgtcaaattcaaaatcaaaaccCAAACGTGATGTCATTCACTGTCATCGATGACCCAATTTCCTCTCCGTCTTTTCTTTCACCAATTACATTACGCACTCTCACTTCCAACTCGGTATTTTTAATTAAGAGTAAATTGCAGTTTGACCCCATCCTTTGAGTTTAGGGACAGAATGTCCCtgacttttaaaaattcactTCACCACCCAACTTATTTAAAACGGAACAAAGTTCATCCTAAATTACTTTCTCTACAAATTTTCCGGCCTtattcattatatattttatcaaataattttaaaaataaaaaatttgacatttgaaagaggttaaaaaaaaaaaaggagggagggagggagagaaggGGGCGATAGTGTCCGGGCAGACCCCCATCTCAAGAcacgaaaaaaagaagaagacagaAGACGAATATCGtttgaacaaaaaataaatgtccACAGATCATAAAAAGATCGTTGCACCAAGGGAGGGAATAAACTCAGCATCCTAATACCTAATTTAATTATCTCAATTAATCAAAGTACAATCTTTTAGCTTGTTTAGATCATTGAGAAATCAAAGCTTGGCTTCAATTATGACTCAGCTCCAATAGAAATAATTGAGCAAAAAATGGGGACAGGAGCATTGTCATGATGATTTACCATTCGAAAGACTTCATGGATTTCGATTTTGTTGATGAGATTAGCATAGCCCTTGATGAGCTCCTCCAGTTGGTTGGGTGGGATTTCATCTTTGAACTTGGCAAGCAATACGTGATTCTACTACTCCATCTGCTTCTTCCATCTCGTAGAGAGAGGTTTCGGAGATAGAGAGCGGTGGTGGCAGGTGGCTCGAACCGGCCACCGCTgtcccccttctctctcttcctccctcTCTTCAACGTTCtgaattccttttttttccctttcaaatGTCAAGTCTcttgtttttaaaattatattctaAAATTTGTAATGAATAAGTTAATTCTCGACTAGAAAATTTGCCGGAATAAGTAACCTAGGGTAAACTTTGCTATGTTTTAAATAGTTCGGATGGTGAAGTGCAAATTTTCAAAGGTTAAGAACACTCTACCTCTTGCCTCAAAGACTGTGGGGCAAATCACattttactcttttattaattattatccaTCAACaattatgatattttgaaTCGTCAAGACAAGGGcacaaaaaataatgatagaTTAATTTTTACATGCTCAAATATCTAATattaccaaaaataaaagtacACAATTATAAAGATGCCcacctttttaaaaaaaaaaaatttggaggcCTCGCCAGTAATATCCTTTATGGCTAATGTTACTATAAACAAAAGTAAACTAGGTGCACATTGCACAGGTACgtaaaaagaatataaaatttactttgttttttttttttatgaagaaATACTTTAATTTATCTGGAGaacttttttcaaaaattatttttatatttctttcgCAATGGataactttttatatttttaaaagaaaatatattaatatccTCTCAGTACCCAACACACGTATGTAGAAAAATGTGAAGAGAGAATGGTCGAAATCGACAAATGCACAAACCtcccataaaaaattaaattatttgagcaatcgaaaatgaaaatcaatCATGAACTgaggattttaaaaaataaagtcgTGATGTATTCTTGTGTCACGCGCCTGCTTTTATATTATCATAGTTGATTCTGAAGGcatatgtaaatatatgtaaatacTTATATGCAAGGGCATAAAATAGACTTGCGCATATAAAGGCATAAGCATGCCTATATCCTAAGTAAggttaatatttattttggctCATCAGCTGGTCAGCAATTCttggaatatatatttttaaaaagacaaTGGTTCAATTCCAagttgtaacaaaaaaattagaatCCTCCATGAAGGAGGATAGCAACAACTTGCCAATGTCCAATTATAAAAGCTGCCCTACTCTCTGTTCAGTAGCTttcaaaagagagagaaaaaaaaaaagaatgtgcGGGGAATGAGATGTTATATTGTGTttgttatatgtatatacgaAGGTATGTCTTTATGAATATGGATAAAGAATGTGCGGGCCTTACACTAATCGAGGCTTGAAACCACAACCACACGCacaattacaaaattaaaaggaTAAAACTATTAAAGTATCATATTTTCCATTCCTTTGCGTTGGTGACCTAATTTCAACTGATCTCTCATACTTTACTCTCTTTTCATTCGAAAAGaacggtttttttttgttataaaaaaagaattattattaaatttataaaacattGCCCAATAATGTAAATGGTGGATTTGAAAAATGGTAGCAGCCTGAGAATGATTAGGTCTGCACCTTCAGGGCATATAGgttaaattatttaagtaCACTGTTTTCTTTCCAGCTTCAAAgagcaaataaaattaaacagtaataatttgaaatcttGAAGTAAATTGGGAATATATATCCCTGAAACACCAACCACAcctatcaatttttttatggtAAATTTCGAAAACACCCCGTATAATTTGTAACACGGTGAATAACACCTTCTCCTTTTAAAATTAGTCACATaccatcctttttttttgttgatttttaatgtctttttcttaaatcggATAAGATTTGATTCGAATAAAAAATCAGGTGACGGTTCCATTTATACAGTTTTATGACATGGAATCCATGTGGCAACGTGAATATTCTCTTGGTGCTACGTCAACAAAAGCATGAGTGATGTGGCTAATTTTTGAAGGGAGGAATGTTGTTAATCATTTCACAAATTATAGAAGATCTCATCgaaatttacccaaaaaaaattcaatgacCGAACATTAATcacatatgtatgtgtgtatatatatatatatatatatgcatatccATAGTGAGCGATGAGAATCCAAAGTTGCCCAGAGAAACCAAATAAGGAACGGGACAATGTATATTGCctgattttcattttcacatatatctttgggttaataacaaaaaaaaaatataaacttttcatattttaataattttaatgtgaatttttttctttaacgtaaaaatacataaacttTCGAGTTTATAACAATTATAGCTTTGGACTGAATCGAAGTCACAAAGGGAGCCGACGACCTCAATCAGGGGAAGGCGCCGACCACCCCAATCGAGGAGTGGTGGTTGGAATTGAGACCCCCACCTCCGGAATCGAGAAAACCCTCAAATTGTGAATTCTTTAGATTCTGGGGTTCTTTAACttaaaaatttatacatttttaggttaaagaaaaaaattcattctaGAATTATTAAGATGTGAaccatttatattttttatt is a genomic window containing:
- the LOC116203932 gene encoding UDP-glucuronate 4-epimerase 3-like — protein: MSQLKTLSHLDSIPSSPGKFKPDKPSFQIHRLRLHSSLLSRLAFWSLLFLTLMAFLFLLSPPSSPSSSSFSQPRRNLGSGASWGGREWEKRLRKSAAPRSNPGRTVLVTGAAGFVGSHVSLSLRRRGDGVVGLDNFDSYYDPGLKRARQNLLSRSGVFIVEGDINDRELLKKLFDVVPFTHVMHLAAQAGVRYAMENPSSYIHSNIAGFVNLLEACKSANPQPAIIWASSSSVYGLNSKVPFSEKDRTDQPASLYAATKKAGEEIAHTYNHIHGLSITGLRFFTVYGPWGRPDMAYFFFTKNILKGKQITIYEGPDHSSVARDFTYIDDIVKGCLGALDTAKKSTGSGGKKKGAAQFRIFNLGNTSPVPVTELVRILEKLLKVKAKKKLLPLPRNGDVKFTHANISLAHSELRYEPKTDLEAGLKKFVKWYISYYNNGSKKSSFR
- the LOC116203933 gene encoding uncharacterized protein LOC116203933, which gives rise to MLLKARKILSFPRHGNCFNLNSRIGIADFTRPCYYTRGSCYSSSEPRSASTQKPNRANVAVFWDLDNKPPNSFPPFEAATKLKAASSSFGYVRHMVAYANSHSFSYVPPVVREQRKERKLLDKLENKGVIKPSEPYLCRVCGRKFYTNEKLVNHFRQIHESEHKKRLSQIESARGKRRVNLVAKYAMKMEKYKNAARDILTPRVGCGLADELKRAGFWVQTVSDRPEAADIALRNHMIDMMDRRRADCLVLVSDDSDFVGVIKEARERCLKTVVVGDISDGALKRTADVGFSWKEILMGKAKKEAVSVMGRWKDREILKRLEWTYDPEAERKKYEFYDEIDEDIVRDIEGTESGNDAQEDDVRGWWELDSDSDISSAELSR